A window of the Phaseolus vulgaris cultivar G19833 chromosome 5, P. vulgaris v2.0, whole genome shotgun sequence genome harbors these coding sequences:
- the LOC137835305 gene encoding uncharacterized protein: MQDTLQQQTKESSELPPKMPFAGQMVGDLSDGQHKGGYLAVVPRSRPACTCANRPGSVRCARHGYVVPGEKKKRVASKEILRRALTPPKRLGLRWLNFRPTPSRLSNMSMA, translated from the coding sequence ATGCAAGATACCCTTCAGCAACAAACCAAGGAAAGTTCGGAACTTCCACCAAAAATGCCTTTTGCCGGGCAAATGGTGGGTGATTTAAGCGATGGACAGCATAAAGGTGGGTACTTGGCAGTGGTTCCCCGGTCCAGACCGGCCTGCACCTGCGCGAACCGGCCTGGTTCGGTTCGGTGCGCGCGGCACGGATACGTAGTTCCAGGGGAGAAGAAGAAGCGCGTGGCGAGCAAAGAGATCCTGAGGAGAGCACTGACACCACCAAAACGTTTAGGACTTAGATGGTTGAATTTCAGACCAACCCCTAGTAGACTCTCTAACATGTCCATGGCttga
- the LOC137835304 gene encoding purple acid phosphatase 2-like — protein MGGKSFGAAALLLILLNVAHGGKTSPFMRKVRRTEDMPLHSDVFAAPSGYNAPQQVHITIGDHVGRAMIVSWVTVDEPGNSLVQYWSEDSSQKREVAKGNHVTYRFFNYSSGFIHHCTLRDLEFNKKYYYEIGIGHTIRQFWFMTPPEVHPDAPYTFGLIGDLGQTFDSNTTLAHYESNPHKGQAVLFVGDLSYADNHPNHDNVRWDTWGRFVERNTAYQPWIWATGNHELDYAPELGETEPFKPFKHRYHVPYKASGSTEPFWYSVKIASAHIIVLASYSAYGKYTPQYEWLEAELKKVDRSKTPWLIVLVHSPWYNSYTYHYMEGESMRVMFEPWFVKYKVDVVFAGHVHAYERSERISNIEYNLVNGRCGPVKDLSAPVYVNIGDGGNIEGLATNMTNPQPEYSAYREASFGHAIFEIKNKTHAHYSWHRNEDDFAVTADSMWFFNRVWHPVDDSTTN, from the exons ATGGGTGGAAAGAGTTTTGGTGCAGCAGCGTTGCTTCTGATCCTTCTCAATGTGGCTCATGGAGGAAAGACAAGCCCTTTCATGAGGAAGGTAAGGAGAACAGAGGATATGCCGCTTCACAGTGATGTTTTCGCCGCACCTTCTGGCTACAATGCTCCTCAGCAG GTTCATATAACAATAGGTGACCATGTGGGAAGGGCCATGATTGTATCATGGGTAACCGTGGACGAACCAGGAAACAGTCTAGTACAGTACTGGAGTGAGGATAGCTCGCAGAAGAGGGAGGTGGCCAAGGGAAATCATGTTACCTATAGATTCTTCAATTACTCCTCTggttttattcatcactgcacCCTTAGAGATTTAGAG tttaacaaaaaatattattatgagaTTGGAATCGGGCATACAATAAGACAATTTTGGTTTATGACCCCTCCTGAAGTTCACCCAGATGCACCTTATACATTTGGCCTCATTG GGGATCTAGGTCAAACTTTTGATTCAAACACGACCCTTGCTCACTACGAATCAAACCCTCACAAAGGGCAGGCTGTGTTGTTTGTGGGAGATCTCTCTTATGCAGATAATCATCCAAATCATGATAATGTCAGATGGGATACATGGGGACGATTCGTAGAAAGAAATACTGCTTATCAACCCTGGATTTGGGCTACAGGGAACCATGAACTTGACTATGCTCCTGAGCTT GGTGAAACGGAACCTTTTAAACCTTTCAAGCACCGTTATCATGTCCCTTACAAAGCATCAGGAAGTACTGAACCCTTTTGGTATTCTGTCAAGATAGCTTCGGCGCACATAATAGTGTTGGCTTCATATTCAGCATATG GTAAATATACTCCCCAATATGAATGGCTTGAGGCAGAGCTAAAAAAGGTTGATAGAAGCAAGACCCCTTGGTTGATTGTTCTTGTGCATTCACCATGGTATAATAGTTATACTTATCATTACATGGAAGGGGAAAGCATGAGGGTAATGTTTGAGCCTTGGTTTGTGAAGTACAAGGTTGATGTTGTGTTCGCTGGTCACGTCCATGCCTATGAACGAAGT GAACGTATATCCAACATTGAATACAACCTTGTTAATGGTCGATGTGGACCTGTGAAGGACCTGTCAGCTCCTGTATACGTAAACATTGGTGATGGAGGGAACATTGAAGGCTTAGCAACGAA CATGACAAATCCACAACCTGAGTACTCTGCATATAGGGAAGCAAGTTTTGGGCATGCCATTTTCGAAATAAAGAACAAAACACATGCTCACTATAGCTGGCACCGAAATGAAGATGACTTTGCTGTTACAGCTGATTCCATGTGGTTTTTCAACAGAGTCTGGCATCCTGTTGATGATTCCACAACCAATTGA